The following are encoded together in the Streptomyces sp. NBC_01465 genome:
- the recN gene encoding DNA repair protein RecN, translated as MRIRSLGVIDDAVVELSPGFTAVTGETGAGKTMVVTSLGLLLGGRADAALVRLGAKSAVVEGRITVPAGAPAAVRAEEAGAELDDGALLVSRTVSAEGRSRAFLGGRSVPVGLLAELADDLVAVHGQTDQQGLLRPARQRQALDRYAGDAVSGPHAKYAAAYRRLRDVVVELDELTTRARERAQEADLLRFGLDEVAGVEPLPGEDIELAAEAERLGHAEALASAAALAHGALAGNPEDQEGVDATTLVAGAGRALDAVRSHDPALAALAERMGEIGILLSDVAGELAGYADNLDADPLRLAAVEERRAALTQLTRKYGVDITGVLAWAEDGAERLTELEGDDDRIGELTTERDALRAELSGLAQALTDARTEAAERFAAAVTAELASLAMPHARVSIDIRQADDPEGVEVGGRLVAYGPTGADEVELLLAPHPGAQPRPIAKGASGGELSRVMLAVEVVFAGSDPVPTYLFDEVDAGVGGKAAVEVGRRLARLAKSAQVVVVTHLPQVAAFADRQLLVEKTNDGSVTRSGVTVLEGEDRVRELSRMLAGQEDSETARAHAEELLATARGDG; from the coding sequence ATGAGGATACGGTCGCTCGGGGTCATCGACGACGCTGTCGTGGAGCTGTCACCCGGGTTCACCGCGGTGACCGGCGAGACCGGCGCGGGCAAGACCATGGTGGTGACCAGCCTGGGGCTGCTGCTGGGCGGGCGTGCGGATGCCGCGCTGGTGCGGCTCGGGGCCAAGTCGGCGGTGGTCGAGGGGCGGATCACCGTCCCGGCGGGTGCGCCCGCTGCCGTACGGGCCGAGGAGGCCGGGGCCGAACTCGACGACGGGGCGCTGCTCGTCAGCCGTACGGTCTCCGCGGAGGGGCGCTCACGGGCGTTCCTCGGCGGGCGCTCCGTGCCGGTGGGGCTCCTCGCCGAACTCGCGGACGACCTCGTCGCCGTACACGGGCAGACCGACCAGCAGGGGCTGCTGCGACCGGCCCGGCAGCGGCAGGCGCTGGACCGGTACGCGGGCGACGCGGTCTCCGGGCCGCACGCCAAGTACGCGGCGGCCTACCGGCGGCTGCGCGACGTCGTGGTCGAGCTGGACGAACTGACCACGCGGGCGCGCGAGCGGGCCCAGGAGGCGGATCTGCTGCGCTTCGGGCTCGACGAGGTCGCCGGTGTGGAGCCGCTGCCCGGCGAGGACATTGAACTTGCCGCCGAGGCCGAGCGCCTCGGCCACGCGGAGGCGCTCGCCTCCGCCGCCGCCCTCGCACACGGCGCGCTGGCCGGGAACCCCGAGGACCAGGAGGGCGTCGACGCGACGACCCTGGTCGCCGGGGCGGGCCGGGCGCTCGACGCCGTACGGTCGCACGACCCCGCCCTCGCGGCGCTCGCCGAGCGCATGGGCGAGATCGGGATCCTGCTCTCCGACGTGGCGGGGGAGCTGGCGGGCTACGCGGACAACCTGGACGCCGACCCGCTGCGGCTGGCCGCGGTGGAGGAACGGCGGGCAGCGCTGACCCAGCTGACGCGCAAGTACGGCGTGGACATCACCGGCGTGCTCGCCTGGGCCGAGGACGGCGCCGAACGGCTCACCGAGCTGGAGGGCGACGACGACCGCATCGGTGAACTCACGACGGAGCGCGATGCGCTGCGGGCCGAACTGTCCGGCCTGGCACAGGCGTTGACCGATGCGCGCACCGAGGCGGCGGAGCGGTTCGCGGCGGCGGTGACGGCGGAGCTCGCCTCGCTGGCCATGCCGCACGCGCGGGTCTCCATCGACATCCGCCAGGCCGACGACCCCGAGGGCGTCGAGGTGGGCGGCAGGCTCGTCGCGTACGGGCCGACCGGCGCGGACGAGGTCGAACTGCTCCTGGCACCGCACCCCGGGGCGCAGCCGCGGCCCATCGCCAAGGGGGCTTCGGGCGGTGAGCTGTCGCGGGTGATGCTCGCGGTGGAGGTCGTCTTCGCGGGGTCCGACCCCGTACCGACGTACCTCTTCGACGAGGTGGACGCGGGCGTCGGCGGCAAGGCGGCCGTGGAGGTCGGACGCCGGCTGGCGCGGCTCGCCAAGTCGGCGCAGGTGGTGGTGGTGACCCACCTGCCGCAGGTGGCGGCCTTCGCGGACCGCCAGCTGCTGGTGGAGAAGACGAACGACGGGTCGGTGACCAGGAGCGGCGTGACGGTCCTGGAGGGCGAGGACCGCGTGAGGGAGCTGTCCCGGATGCTGGCGGGCCAGGAGGACTCGGAGACGGCACGCGCCCACGCGGAGGAGCTGCTGGCGACGGCGCGGGGGGACGGATAG
- a CDS encoding ABC transporter permease encodes MGTGLSLSALRGHRPAFVGTVVAALFAAIVVSASATVLIATGGDGVSAQARRTMTANSVGDTAVVLLMVSIYMSIFVVASTMGTAVVQQHRELALVRAVGARPRQVRRAVAAQALAASVPAALVGAVLGSALSRLWFDAMVTHGLIPQGVPFGFTWLVLPICVGVAVVTSTAAAMLSSLRFSLLRPARALDEATAGRRGLGRVRAPLGVIAVAGGLFLSVLLSRQDAEEAGQAAFFVLILFCVGVGLLGPRLVGPAARIVSAPFGRFGVTAQLAALNVRSQPRRFSAAVVPLVLATGFGLIKIMTLATAQHRTGSAGSPGDVWLEYLGTALYTGFAAIAAANTLAMISFERRRDIALLRVVGTSPSQVRAMAVWEALIVAATALVLGTAIALLTLAPMLGTAYGSPFPYVPWQLPPGAVAGTAALTVLATGIPVHTALRRPAV; translated from the coding sequence ATGGGTACAGGACTGTCGCTCTCGGCACTGCGCGGGCACCGCCCCGCCTTCGTAGGAACGGTGGTGGCGGCGCTGTTCGCGGCGATCGTGGTGAGTGCGTCGGCGACGGTGCTGATCGCGACCGGCGGCGACGGGGTGTCCGCGCAGGCGCGCAGGACGATGACCGCCAACAGTGTCGGGGACACCGCCGTGGTCCTTCTGATGGTCTCGATCTACATGTCGATTTTTGTCGTCGCGTCGACGATGGGGACCGCTGTGGTGCAGCAGCACCGCGAGCTCGCGCTGGTCCGTGCGGTGGGCGCGAGGCCCCGCCAGGTCCGCCGGGCCGTGGCCGCCCAGGCCCTCGCGGCATCCGTGCCGGCGGCGCTCGTGGGTGCGGTGCTCGGCTCGGCGCTGTCCCGGCTGTGGTTCGACGCGATGGTGACGCACGGACTGATTCCGCAGGGCGTGCCGTTCGGCTTCACCTGGCTCGTCCTGCCGATCTGTGTGGGCGTCGCCGTGGTGACCTCGACCGCCGCCGCGATGCTCAGCTCGCTGCGCTTCTCGCTGCTGCGCCCTGCCAGGGCGCTGGACGAGGCGACGGCGGGCCGCCGGGGTCTGGGCCGGGTGCGGGCGCCGCTCGGGGTGATCGCGGTCGCCGGCGGGCTGTTCCTCTCCGTACTGCTGTCCCGGCAGGACGCGGAGGAGGCGGGCCAGGCCGCGTTCTTCGTACTGATCCTGTTCTGCGTGGGCGTGGGGCTGCTCGGCCCGCGCCTCGTCGGCCCCGCGGCCCGGATCGTCTCGGCGCCCTTCGGCCGCTTCGGGGTCACGGCCCAGCTGGCCGCGCTCAACGTCCGCTCGCAGCCGCGCCGTTTCTCCGCGGCGGTCGTCCCGCTGGTCCTGGCCACGGGGTTCGGGCTCATCAAGATCATGACGCTGGCCACCGCGCAGCACCGTACGGGCAGCGCGGGCAGCCCCGGCGACGTATGGCTGGAGTACCTCGGCACGGCGCTCTACACGGGCTTCGCCGCGATCGCCGCGGCCAACACCCTCGCCATGATCTCCTTCGAGCGCCGCCGCGACATCGCGCTGCTGCGGGTGGTCGGCACAAGCCCCTCCCAGGTGCGCGCGATGGCGGTCTGGGAGGCGCTGATCGTGGCGGCCACCGCACTGGTCCTGGGTACGGCGATCGCCCTGCTGACGCTGGCCCCGATGCTCGGCACCGCGTACGGATCACCCTTCCCGTACGTCCCCTGGCAACTTCCTCCGGGCGCCGTCGCGGGAACCGCGGCACTCACCGTGCTCGCCACAGGAATCCCCGTGCACACAGCTCTGCGCAGGCCCGCCGTCTAG